One genomic window of Mogibacterium diversum includes the following:
- a CDS encoding glycerophosphodiester phosphodiesterase, with product MTNTDAHIEQQNSKSENSPLVWAHRGASGYCPENTLPAFQRAIELGADGIELDVQMTRDGELVVCHDETIDRTSNGSGWIKDKTLAELKALDFSYGKKDFSGTTIPTMREVFDLLDDADIMINIELKTGIVFYPGMAEKLLKLASECGFSDRVIYSSFNHYTIKHMREISPEAKLGFLYADGTIGMPAYALKYGVQALHPALYNIQFPGFMEECHKSGIAVNVWTVDQDEYIEMSCRAGVDAIITNYPDKTLETIRRLI from the coding sequence ATGACCAATACTGATGCTCATATAGAGCAGCAAAATTCCAAGTCCGAGAACAGCCCACTCGTGTGGGCACACCGCGGTGCAAGCGGGTATTGTCCTGAGAACACTCTACCGGCATTTCAGAGAGCAATTGAACTAGGGGCAGATGGCATTGAGTTAGACGTGCAGATGACCAGAGATGGCGAACTCGTCGTTTGTCATGACGAGACGATAGATAGGACCTCAAACGGCAGTGGCTGGATTAAGGACAAAACGCTCGCAGAATTGAAGGCTCTGGATTTCTCCTATGGCAAAAAAGATTTCTCAGGAACCACTATACCGACTATGCGCGAGGTATTTGACCTGCTTGATGATGCCGACATAATGATAAACATAGAGCTTAAGACAGGAATTGTTTTTTACCCAGGCATGGCAGAAAAGCTTCTAAAATTGGCCAGCGAATGCGGATTCTCAGATAGGGTCATCTATTCGTCCTTTAACCACTACACGATAAAGCACATGCGAGAAATATCACCTGAGGCGAAGCTAGGATTCCTCTATGCCGACGGAACAATCGGTATGCCTGCATATGCGCTAAAATACGGAGTTCAAGCTCTACACCCAGCGCTATACAACATACAGTTTCCGGGCTTTATGGAAGAGTGCCATAAGAGCGGCATTGCTGTCAACGTATGGACGGTTGACCAGGATGAGTATATAGAGATGTCATGCAGAGCTGGCGTCGACGCCATTATTACCAACTACCCTGATAAAACACTTGAAACAATCAGGAGGCTGATATGA
- a CDS encoding sensor histidine kinase, whose protein sequence is MFKNKGYFIETVVYQIIWIVASSVISIVIFECVDIAVYNSLSSKRFNSLHSAYFRFGRYGIIIFFLLLMICGLFYIQKRRHDKYNRYIRAGFLYLTREGNDLIDFHESLALEREMFVELKNYNNELMDKYEREYQEKTDLLTYLAHDIKTPIANMVGYITLLNEEKEISEQSKSKFINIIYENVQYLNQLTEEFFSYLKFSLNDIPLNLITFNIGIFFKQWEDEKRIIIKHHKLKLKIAEKDCIDVKMDPQLLLRILDNLTTNAINYSSDGSEIEVNVEIAKDILNIGIINTIKSDVIINWDMVKTKFYRGDLSRRRGGNGSGLGLTIVNELVNHLGGDFEINESSGKVFANVKLPYKK, encoded by the coding sequence ATGTTTAAAAATAAAGGATATTTTATAGAGACCGTTGTTTATCAAATAATTTGGATTGTTGCAAGTTCTGTTATAAGCATAGTTATATTTGAATGTGTTGATATTGCAGTATACAACAGTCTCTCAAGTAAACGTTTTAATAGCTTACATTCTGCATACTTTAGATTTGGAAGGTATGGCATTATAATCTTTTTTTTATTACTAATGATATGTGGGCTATTTTATATTCAAAAGAGGAGACATGATAAATACAATCGATACATTAGGGCAGGGTTCTTGTATCTAACACGGGAAGGTAATGATTTAATTGATTTTCACGAATCATTAGCACTAGAGAGAGAGATGTTCGTTGAGCTAAAAAATTACAACAATGAATTAATGGATAAATACGAAAGGGAATATCAAGAGAAGACGGATCTTCTAACATACCTTGCCCATGATATTAAAACTCCTATAGCTAATATGGTTGGATACATTACGCTTCTTAATGAAGAAAAGGAAATCTCTGAACAGAGCAAAAGTAAATTCATTAACATTATTTATGAAAATGTTCAATATCTGAACCAATTAACAGAAGAGTTCTTTTCGTATCTAAAATTTAGTTTAAACGATATACCTTTAAACCTAATAACTTTCAATATAGGTATATTCTTTAAACAGTGGGAAGATGAAAAAAGAATTATAATTAAACACCATAAATTAAAGCTCAAAATTGCAGAAAAAGACTGCATCGATGTTAAAATGGATCCTCAGTTGCTCTTAAGGATTCTAGATAATCTAACAACCAATGCGATAAATTATTCTAGTGATGGCTCAGAAATAGAAGTAAATGTGGAGATTGCTAAAGACATACTTAATATAGGGATTATTAATACTATTAAGAGTGATGTGATTATAAATTGGGACATGGTAAAAACTAAGTTTTACAGAGGTGATTTATCAAGGCGAAGAGGAGGAAATGGATCAGGATTAGGTCTTACCATTGTAAATGAGTTAGTGAATCATCTCGGTGGTGATTTTGAAATTAATGAAAGCAGTGGAAAGGTTTTTGCTAATGTAAAGTTGCCATACAAAAAATGA
- a CDS encoding ECF transporter S component — MIETKNQTNGTSRADRSDKTLILVTTAMMTAMVMIATTFFKIPNAMGYIHLGDGFVLLAAIILPKKYACFAGGVGAGLADIYGGYAVWAPWTLVIKIVMVLIVQLFFDLLNKRAANGGHVAKVAGLPFSELFAYVLAVLWTVSGYYAAQGFIYGNWAAPLADVPGNVLQATVGAVVAIIVSVALGKTALGRSFYYKRTSL, encoded by the coding sequence ATGATTGAAACTAAAAACCAGACAAACGGCACCAGCCGTGCCGACAGAAGCGATAAGACTTTAATTCTAGTAACCACTGCTATGATGACTGCTATGGTTATGATCGCAACTACATTCTTCAAGATTCCTAATGCAATGGGATACATTCACCTTGGTGACGGATTCGTGCTTCTCGCAGCGATCATCTTGCCTAAGAAGTACGCCTGCTTCGCTGGCGGTGTTGGTGCTGGGCTAGCAGACATCTATGGTGGTTATGCCGTTTGGGCACCTTGGACATTGGTAATTAAAATCGTTATGGTGCTGATTGTGCAGCTATTCTTTGATCTACTGAATAAGCGTGCGGCAAACGGAGGTCATGTAGCTAAGGTTGCAGGACTACCTTTTTCAGAGCTATTCGCATACGTACTTGCAGTTCTCTGGACTGTATCTGGTTACTACGCAGCGCAGGGCTTCATATATGGAAACTGGGCTGCCCCACTCGCTGATGTTCCCGGCAATGTCCTACAGGCAACTGTTGGTGCAGTTGTTGCTATCATAGTTTCTGTGGCATTAGGCAAGACGGCACTAGGAAGAAGCTTCTATTATAAGAGAACTTCTCTTTAA
- a CDS encoding MFS transporter → MNNNKRWLYLGMATISTLFLGLIYAWSLFRTPFAEVFKTWTVAQMSMTFTISMIMFCLGGLIGGHLGKIFGVKLRILISGALLLIGFFMVSTLNPADASGSLTKLYIFYGVFGGGGVGVGYNAVITTITKWFPDKVGLASGIMLMGFGLGGLALGSVVTKFIAKYGIFSTFKILAITIFVVMVVAAIIIKAPEAPAAGASKAAASDDKVHHYSAAEMMKTGRFWVFFIWAVALNSAGLMVINSAANISLAYGGSAVLGMIVSLFNGAGRIVTGNNFDKFGRKTTAIVNNLFMFIAGVLLVIGGMSHSLIAIVVGLIFVGLAYGGTPTLTSAYINKAFGHKYFPTNFSIANFSLIPAAIIGPNISAKLLEAAGGKYDSNFYALIVFTLVAFVLWVALNVTSKKSDNEGYK, encoded by the coding sequence ATGAATAACAACAAAAGATGGTTGTACCTCGGAATGGCGACTATTTCAACGCTGTTCCTCGGACTTATTTACGCATGGTCACTGTTTAGAACTCCTTTTGCAGAGGTATTCAAGACATGGACAGTAGCACAGATGTCGATGACATTCACTATATCGATGATCATGTTCTGCTTGGGCGGACTCATCGGAGGTCATCTCGGCAAGATTTTCGGTGTAAAGCTCAGAATTCTCATCTCTGGAGCACTGCTTCTCATCGGATTCTTTATGGTTTCGACTTTGAATCCAGCAGATGCATCAGGAAGTCTCACGAAGCTTTATATATTCTACGGCGTATTCGGTGGCGGCGGCGTAGGTGTTGGATATAATGCCGTTATCACCACTATCACTAAGTGGTTCCCAGACAAGGTTGGTCTTGCTTCGGGAATTATGCTCATGGGATTCGGTCTAGGTGGACTTGCCCTAGGAAGTGTTGTAACTAAGTTCATTGCGAAGTATGGAATTTTCTCAACATTCAAGATTCTAGCTATCACAATTTTCGTAGTAATGGTTGTCGCAGCTATTATCATTAAGGCTCCAGAAGCGCCTGCAGCAGGTGCAAGCAAGGCTGCAGCATCTGATGACAAGGTTCATCACTATTCAGCTGCAGAGATGATGAAGACAGGTAGATTCTGGGTGTTCTTCATCTGGGCTGTTGCTCTAAACTCAGCAGGTCTGATGGTTATCAATAGCGCAGCTAATATCTCGCTTGCTTACGGTGGATCTGCGGTACTCGGAATGATCGTTTCGCTGTTTAACGGAGCAGGAAGAATCGTTACAGGTAATAACTTTGATAAGTTTGGCAGAAAGACGACTGCTATTGTAAATAACTTATTCATGTTTATAGCAGGTGTTCTGCTTGTAATCGGCGGCATGAGTCACTCGCTAATCGCAATCGTAGTTGGACTTATCTTCGTAGGTCTAGCTTATGGAGGAACTCCAACTCTAACATCTGCATACATCAATAAGGCGTTCGGTCATAAGTATTTTCCAACTAACTTCAGTATCGCAAACTTCTCTCTAATCCCAGCAGCTATAATCGGACCTAATATCTCTGCTAAGCTGCTCGAGGCTGCAGGTGGAAAGTATGATTCGAACTTCTATGCGCTAATCGTATTTACCTTGGTAGCATTCGTGCTATGGGTTGCACTTAATGTGACAAGTAAGAAGAGCGATAATGAGGGATATAAGTAA
- a CDS encoding response regulator transcription factor, with the protein MKRRILIVEDDNSLAELIKIYLMAEEWETEVAPTGCDAITMMLEDKFDLILLDLLLPDISGLEVCLKIRAYSTIPIIMVTALEGSAHRIYGLNMGADDYIVKPFEPYELIARIKSQFRRTYEYSKKDSEKNDYEREISDLKLSKKTHKAYYKKHNIDLTPKEFEILWLLMEDPDKIYNMNDIHYVIWGDQVLESEVNPVMVHIRRIRSKFEKLGAGSIIATVWGVGYKINV; encoded by the coding sequence ATGAAGAGAAGGATTTTGATCGTTGAAGATGATAATAGCCTAGCCGAACTTATAAAGATATATTTAATGGCTGAAGAATGGGAAACAGAAGTTGCACCTACAGGGTGCGATGCAATAACCATGATGCTAGAAGATAAGTTTGATTTAATTTTATTAGACCTACTATTACCAGATATTAGTGGTCTAGAGGTGTGTCTTAAAATTAGAGCGTATTCCACCATACCTATTATAATGGTAACGGCTCTTGAGGGTTCTGCCCATCGAATATATGGCTTAAATATGGGCGCAGATGATTACATAGTAAAACCCTTTGAACCGTATGAACTGATTGCTCGGATAAAATCACAATTTAGAAGGACTTATGAGTATTCTAAAAAAGATAGCGAAAAAAACGATTATGAAAGGGAAATTAGTGACTTAAAGTTAAGTAAAAAGACCCATAAAGCATACTATAAAAAACATAATATAGATTTAACACCAAAGGAATTTGAAATACTATGGCTTCTTATGGAAGACCCTGACAAGATTTATAATATGAATGATATTCATTATGTAATATGGGGGGATCAAGTTCTAGAATCCGAGGTAAATCCTGTGATGGTGCACATTAGACGAATAAGGAGCAAATTTGAAAAATTAGGGGCTGGTTCAATTATTGCCACTGTGTGGGGAGTTGGGTATAAAATAAATGTTTAA
- the surE gene encoding 5'/3'-nucleotidase SurE, with protein MLRILVSNDDGIDAHGIRTLVRFLSHMAEVYVVAPDKQRSASGQAITFGGKVTAKQVEMDGAKKAIALSGTPADCAKFGIDMMKEAGTPPDFVIGGINHGGNAGADINYSGTFAIANEGALNGYSALALSVTNRKATHFEFICEMIPELLEVAKKLQPGSILNVNAPDLPKWQIKGVRYAEAGICGFNNKFERVMEENLDSEDEEHENKPFSEGEYKYNGEVTDGSVQPPNTDLYCLANGYATITPYKVNRVDNGLLAKLRGLSSDSTMCIIMDVQGHTVSKVRKSEKFMGNILKLAKCLKILELPTLLTEQFGHDTEPVLGELKSELHSFEKLDKVDFDCTSSPDMESLLQSHKGKRIVLAGLEAHIGILQSARSLIEKGYDVQVIKDCCASKQKDDLEEAMKTLRDIGCTITTLESFIYDEIGSTTNFSYRKVKKVLEA; from the coding sequence ATGCTTAGAATATTAGTTAGCAACGATGATGGAATAGATGCGCACGGAATCCGCACATTGGTACGTTTTCTTTCGCACATGGCAGAGGTATATGTTGTGGCTCCTGACAAGCAGCGGAGTGCTAGCGGGCAGGCGATTACGTTTGGTGGCAAAGTGACTGCTAAGCAGGTAGAGATGGATGGAGCCAAGAAGGCAATTGCCTTATCTGGAACTCCTGCAGACTGCGCTAAGTTCGGTATAGATATGATGAAGGAGGCGGGGACGCCACCAGACTTTGTCATAGGCGGAATCAATCACGGCGGAAATGCTGGTGCAGATATAAACTATTCCGGAACGTTCGCGATTGCAAACGAAGGCGCTTTGAACGGGTATAGTGCGCTTGCACTGTCCGTGACAAACAGAAAAGCGACGCACTTTGAATTCATCTGCGAGATGATACCGGAGCTGCTCGAAGTAGCGAAGAAGCTGCAGCCTGGGAGCATTCTCAATGTAAATGCACCTGACCTTCCTAAGTGGCAGATTAAGGGTGTGAGATATGCCGAGGCTGGCATCTGTGGTTTCAACAACAAATTTGAGAGGGTCATGGAAGAAAACCTAGATAGCGAGGATGAGGAGCACGAAAATAAACCTTTTTCAGAAGGAGAATATAAGTATAACGGTGAGGTGACGGATGGCAGTGTTCAGCCGCCAAATACTGATCTTTACTGCCTGGCAAATGGATATGCGACCATCACTCCATATAAGGTGAACCGCGTGGATAACGGCTTGCTCGCAAAGCTCCGTGGTCTTAGCTCGGATAGTACAATGTGCATAATCATGGATGTCCAGGGGCACACAGTGTCAAAGGTTCGTAAGAGCGAGAAGTTCATGGGGAACATATTAAAGCTAGCAAAATGCCTCAAGATACTGGAGCTTCCAACGCTCCTAACAGAGCAGTTCGGCCACGATACAGAGCCAGTTTTAGGTGAACTTAAGAGTGAGTTACATAGCTTTGAGAAGCTGGATAAGGTTGATTTTGACTGTACATCTTCCCCAGACATGGAGAGCTTGCTACAGTCTCATAAAGGTAAACGCATTGTGCTCGCTGGCCTAGAGGCACATATTGGGATACTGCAGAGCGCTAGGAGCCTTATAGAGAAGGGGTATGATGTTCAGGTCATCAAGGATTGCTGTGCTTCCAAGCAGAAGGATGACCTCGAGGAGGCGATGAAAACACTCAGGGATATCGGATGCACGATTACAACTTTAGAATCATTCATATATGATGAAATCGGTAGTACAACCAACTTCTCATACAGGAAGGTGAAGAAGGTTCTCGAAGCATAA
- a CDS encoding MFS transporter, with protein MNDKIAGKFRGTGVKAGLMYGMAEFYGGGAFVIINTFFLVFLTKALGMPAALAGAIPMVGKVWDAITDPMMGNITDRTSSRFGPKRLYILIGGILSAIAFVSLWTTIPTRSTTLQFIYYIVMYCLFSTCFTIIMVPYNGLLPDMVDSYDIRSKFSSLRMIWSTVGAILAGLVPTLMIKDTLNTSMYLKVAIIFGILFGFAAVVTFIGTWEKVKSPVKTKLRDSFSEASSVFKSRSFKIFIGIYLSGQCAMDFVSGMAIYYVDDVLGGYDKGYLTMLMGVLLSSQLIGMLIFTPIMTRTSKRTTILIGAPIRLASTLGLLAFSYAGAPIVPVLLLSAGVGIGNAATLTSIFAILADMADIDELITSTRRPGIVSGMATFARKISAGLSVWFIGILLSLVGYDAKLAHSGVSQALTTQRGIAMIFIVIPAILVVLLLIFGYIFPITNKEFDIVKKEIGRRRGTDGSIASDDEKRILERVTGFKYEDLWKTSNEHKIRS; from the coding sequence ATGAACGATAAAATCGCAGGAAAATTCCGCGGCACAGGAGTAAAGGCTGGTCTCATGTACGGAATGGCTGAGTTCTACGGAGGTGGCGCTTTCGTAATCATCAACACCTTCTTTTTAGTCTTCCTGACTAAAGCTCTTGGCATGCCCGCTGCACTCGCTGGCGCTATTCCAATGGTAGGAAAGGTATGGGATGCCATTACCGATCCGATGATGGGAAATATCACCGATAGGACATCCTCAAGATTTGGACCTAAGAGGCTATACATATTGATAGGCGGAATCCTATCTGCTATCGCATTTGTATCGCTCTGGACGACGATTCCAACGCGAAGCACTACATTGCAGTTTATCTACTACATAGTTATGTACTGCTTATTTTCGACGTGCTTCACAATCATAATGGTCCCTTACAACGGTCTCCTGCCGGACATGGTTGATAGCTATGATATTCGCTCAAAGTTCTCGAGTCTCAGGATGATTTGGTCTACTGTAGGAGCCATCTTGGCTGGACTCGTTCCAACGTTAATGATAAAAGATACTTTGAACACGAGCATGTATCTCAAGGTAGCGATCATTTTCGGCATCCTGTTCGGCTTTGCAGCAGTGGTAACATTTATTGGAACTTGGGAAAAGGTAAAGTCACCAGTTAAGACGAAGCTTCGCGATAGCTTCTCCGAGGCATCGTCAGTATTCAAAAGCCGTTCCTTCAAGATTTTCATCGGCATATACCTCTCCGGTCAGTGTGCGATGGACTTCGTTTCGGGTATGGCCATTTACTATGTCGACGATGTTTTAGGAGGATATGATAAGGGATACCTGACCATGCTGATGGGAGTGCTTCTCTCATCTCAGCTTATCGGAATGCTAATCTTCACACCGATAATGACCAGAACCTCAAAGCGCACCACCATCCTCATCGGTGCTCCTATAAGGTTAGCTTCAACTCTTGGACTACTTGCGTTTTCGTATGCAGGTGCCCCAATTGTTCCAGTCCTTCTACTCTCCGCCGGAGTGGGAATTGGAAACGCAGCAACTTTGACGAGCATATTTGCAATTCTGGCCGATATGGCGGATATAGATGAACTTATCACTTCCACAAGGCGTCCAGGCATCGTATCCGGGATGGCGACATTTGCGAGAAAAATCTCTGCAGGCCTATCGGTGTGGTTCATCGGAATCCTACTATCGCTAGTAGGCTACGATGCTAAACTCGCGCATTCAGGAGTTAGTCAAGCTTTAACAACGCAGCGCGGAATCGCTATGATTTTCATCGTAATACCAGCTATTCTCGTAGTATTACTGCTGATATTCGGATACATCTTCCCGATAACAAATAAGGAGTTCGATATTGTAAAGAAGGAAATAGGTAGAAGGCGCGGCACCGATGGCAGCATCGCATCAGACGACGAGAAGCGAATACTCGAACGTGTAACGGGTTTCAAATACGAGGATTTGTGGAAGACGTCAAACGAACATAAGATCAGATCGTAA
- a CDS encoding pyridoxamine kinase: protein MEYKRILSVQDISCVGQCSLTVALPILSACGHETAILPAAVLSNHTGGFKGFTCRDLTSDMPDIIKQWEIEGITFDGAYTGYLGSSEQIAYVKDIFARLVSPSGLRIVDPAMADGGKLYPAFDMDFVEVMKSLVAVADVTLPNITEASLLTGNEYKESYDEEYTEKLVKGLHELGAKTVIMTGVSYNDESTGILVSDENGINYIRHEKMPISCHGTGDVFASAFVGSYLAGKDKAEAARIAGEYVLSCIKNTIDDKEHWYGVKFEPLLGDLISAIRG, encoded by the coding sequence ATGGAATATAAGAGAATATTATCTGTACAAGATATATCATGCGTCGGACAGTGCTCGCTGACCGTCGCACTACCTATACTTTCGGCATGCGGACACGAGACAGCAATTTTACCAGCAGCCGTACTTTCGAATCACACTGGTGGATTTAAAGGTTTTACTTGCCGCGACTTAACTAGCGATATGCCTGATATCATCAAGCAATGGGAGATCGAGGGAATTACATTCGATGGAGCATATACGGGATACCTCGGAAGCAGCGAGCAGATTGCATATGTCAAGGATATATTTGCAAGGCTTGTATCTCCGTCCGGTCTACGGATAGTAGACCCAGCGATGGCGGATGGCGGCAAGCTCTATCCAGCATTTGACATGGACTTCGTGGAGGTTATGAAGTCGCTTGTCGCTGTAGCTGACGTAACACTTCCTAATATAACGGAGGCTTCACTTCTAACAGGTAATGAGTACAAGGAAAGCTACGACGAAGAGTATACTGAGAAGCTCGTAAAGGGCTTGCATGAGCTAGGTGCCAAGACCGTCATCATGACTGGTGTCAGCTATAATGATGAGAGCACAGGAATCCTCGTTTCAGACGAAAACGGCATAAATTACATAAGGCACGAGAAGATGCCTATTTCTTGCCACGGAACGGGTGATGTGTTCGCATCTGCATTTGTAGGATCTTACCTCGCAGGCAAAGATAAGGCTGAAGCAGCTAGAATTGCTGGCGAATACGTCCTCAGCTGCATCAAGAATACGATAGATGACAAAGAGCACTGGTACGGTGTAAAGTTCGAACCATTACTTGGAGATTTAATTTCAGCCATTCGCGGTTAA
- a CDS encoding lactococcin 972 family bacteriocin: MKKKVILAVMIVIVLSFSVPTFATENIDLPYVENLGYEVVIPDADYSKLMPANYNSGWKKFLGGSWIHGVGNRYVWSKYDHKYKVHKTTVQGAGGRLSSSGWTVAGRRAEASWERAVFGNKAWATVK, encoded by the coding sequence ATGAAAAAGAAAGTAATACTGGCGGTAATGATAGTGATTGTTTTATCGTTTTCTGTACCAACATTTGCGACGGAGAACATAGATTTGCCATATGTTGAAAATTTGGGATACGAAGTAGTAATTCCAGATGCAGATTATAGTAAACTGATGCCAGCAAACTATAATAGTGGCTGGAAAAAATTTCTAGGCGGTTCATGGATACATGGTGTTGGTAATAGGTATGTGTGGTCAAAGTATGATCATAAATATAAAGTCCACAAAACAACAGTTCAAGGAGCTGGTGGAAGGCTGTCGTCTTCTGGATGGACCGTTGCTGGAAGGAGGGCTGAGGCATCATGGGAAAGAGCAGTATTCGGTAACAAAGCGTGGGCTACGGTTAAGTAA
- the pdxR gene encoding MocR-like pyridoxine biosynthesis transcription factor PdxR, which produces MNKIYIQIFDYIKGKILSGEFELGMKLPSLRQLAKENGISVTTVETAYNQLLVEGYIESRPKSGYYVSDDISGAVGNGSADGELTLDELLPPESTKTVKERSLIYDEESFEFSKWKKCMSKVFNEYAYALQSEADVQGEAALRYEIAKYLYAGRGVKCSPDQVVIGAGSQQLATHLIRILRELGISNAAMESPGYGPVREIFKDEGVSLSNIPVQDNGIVIERLPVNMRSLVYVNPSNQFPSGAVMPIGRRYELIKWAEANDSYILEDDYDSELRYFGKPIPALQGLDRSGRVVYLGSFSSTLFASIKISYMVLPKELMEIFDRIKSKYSQTCSKAEQICLALYMDNGYYYRHIKKCRKRNSEKLHTTMEMFREYGEGLIEALDSKSGLAVMLRIKAPVPVEQLCKVGKDVGLMMNPVTDLCTEDEQVLYFYFYRVSEPLLRLLIKMFVGNIKKGMRNINA; this is translated from the coding sequence ATGAACAAAATCTATATACAGATTTTTGATTACATAAAGGGTAAAATTCTTTCCGGCGAGTTTGAGCTCGGCATGAAGCTGCCATCGCTACGTCAGCTTGCGAAGGAAAATGGTATCAGTGTCACTACTGTTGAGACCGCATACAATCAGCTGCTCGTAGAGGGTTACATAGAGAGCAGACCCAAGTCAGGCTACTATGTCAGTGATGATATATCTGGTGCGGTCGGAAATGGAAGTGCAGATGGAGAACTCACACTGGACGAGCTTCTCCCCCCAGAGAGCACCAAGACTGTTAAGGAGCGCTCGCTCATCTACGACGAGGAGAGTTTCGAGTTCTCGAAGTGGAAGAAGTGCATGAGCAAGGTGTTCAATGAGTATGCCTACGCACTGCAGTCTGAAGCTGATGTACAGGGTGAAGCAGCACTTCGCTACGAAATCGCAAAATATCTATATGCTGGTAGAGGTGTGAAATGTTCGCCAGACCAAGTTGTGATAGGCGCAGGCTCACAGCAGCTCGCAACGCATCTCATACGTATCCTAAGAGAGCTCGGCATCAGCAACGCTGCGATGGAATCTCCGGGGTATGGCCCCGTTCGGGAGATATTCAAGGATGAAGGTGTCAGCCTATCTAATATCCCAGTTCAAGATAATGGAATTGTGATTGAGCGTCTTCCAGTGAATATGCGAAGCCTCGTTTATGTAAATCCGTCAAATCAGTTTCCGTCAGGTGCCGTTATGCCGATTGGCCGTAGATATGAACTGATTAAATGGGCGGAAGCCAACGACAGCTATATCCTAGAGGATGATTACGATAGCGAACTCAGGTACTTTGGGAAACCTATACCAGCCTTACAGGGCCTCGACAGGTCGGGGAGAGTCGTGTATCTTGGGTCGTTCTCGTCGACACTTTTTGCATCGATTAAGATAAGCTACATGGTGCTGCCGAAGGAACTCATGGAGATATTTGACAGAATCAAGAGCAAGTATTCGCAGACGTGTTCCAAGGCGGAGCAGATTTGCTTAGCTCTGTACATGGACAATGGCTATTACTACAGGCATATCAAGAAGTGCAGAAAAAGAAATTCTGAAAAGCTTCACACCACTATGGAGATGTTTAGGGAATATGGAGAAGGACTGATTGAGGCACTTGACTCTAAGTCTGGATTAGCGGTTATGCTGCGCATCAAAGCTCCTGTGCCGGTTGAACAACTATGCAAGGTAGGCAAGGATGTTGGGCTTATGATGAATCCAGTTACAGATCTCTGCACAGAGGACGAACAAGTTTTGTACTTCTATTTCTATAGAGTGTCTGAACCGCTGCTACGGCTGCTTATAAAGATGTTTGTCGGTAATATCAAGAAGGGAATGAGGAATATCAATGCTTAG